A genomic window from Cryobacterium sp. SO2 includes:
- a CDS encoding HNH endonuclease signature motif containing protein, whose translation MTIQSSIADTFAASGDDALLGAAGEVARLGSCSADYDRLSDAAALAGQRILAQAQHELDTRKAWMAKTLAQRSRWELGQDGLAQQQGFRSPEDLIQKLTGSTRVESRKLVGVGRMLAETEEADARQADAGDTLDLVAPLLPPAPWHAPISRAVNDGTLSIDAAHALRTGLGDIDTVVTGPVLATAVADLLAEAPSLNADQLLKRARQTRDSLDEAGIRVREQKAWDDRYLHIWILDTGQVRIDGLFPPEQGEFIKATFDSLTSPRRGGVRFVDTDRAAWATRVQNDPRTTTQITCDGFVDLLTAGTTVNPNEMLGGRRPAVQILTTHTPAGHGYIEGNNAPVSPETIERHICDSGTIDLTFDQLGRPLNVGHEQRLFNRAQRRALAARDGGCRWPGCDRPPAFTEAHHIEHWQRDNGRTDIDQGILLCRAHHLLLHNQHWQIFENTGHYWLRPPTTIDPGQKLIEMPSHTQPRLT comes from the coding sequence ATGACAATCCAGTCGAGCATCGCAGACACGTTCGCCGCTTCCGGCGACGATGCGCTGCTGGGTGCCGCGGGCGAGGTGGCCCGGTTGGGCTCGTGCAGCGCCGACTACGACCGCTTGTCGGATGCTGCGGCGCTGGCCGGTCAGCGGATTTTGGCGCAGGCGCAGCATGAGTTGGATACCCGTAAGGCATGGATGGCGAAGACTCTCGCGCAGCGCTCCCGGTGGGAGTTGGGCCAGGACGGGCTCGCTCAGCAGCAGGGTTTCCGCTCGCCTGAGGACCTGATCCAGAAGTTGACCGGCAGTACCCGGGTCGAGTCCCGCAAGCTCGTGGGCGTGGGCCGGATGCTCGCCGAAACCGAGGAAGCCGATGCCCGGCAGGCCGACGCCGGGGACACCCTCGACCTGGTCGCTCCCCTGCTTCCGCCGGCGCCGTGGCACGCGCCGATCTCCCGGGCCGTGAACGACGGCACCCTCTCGATCGATGCCGCCCACGCCCTCCGCACCGGCCTGGGCGACATCGACACCGTCGTCACCGGCCCGGTCCTCGCGACCGCGGTAGCCGACCTGCTCGCCGAAGCCCCATCACTGAACGCCGACCAACTCCTCAAACGAGCCCGACAGACACGCGACAGCCTCGACGAGGCCGGCATCCGGGTGCGCGAACAGAAAGCCTGGGACGACCGCTACCTGCACATCTGGATCCTCGACACCGGCCAGGTCCGCATCGACGGCCTCTTCCCCCCGGAACAGGGCGAATTCATCAAAGCCACCTTCGACAGCCTCACCAGCCCCCGCCGCGGCGGCGTGCGCTTCGTCGACACCGACCGCGCAGCCTGGGCCACACGAGTCCAGAACGACCCGCGCACCACCACCCAGATCACCTGCGACGGCTTCGTCGACCTCCTCACCGCCGGCACCACCGTCAACCCGAACGAAATGCTCGGCGGTCGCCGCCCCGCAGTGCAAATCCTCACCACCCACACCCCGGCCGGCCACGGTTACATCGAGGGCAACAACGCGCCCGTCTCCCCCGAAACCATCGAACGCCACATCTGCGACTCCGGCACCATCGACCTCACCTTCGACCAACTCGGCCGGCCCCTGAACGTCGGTCACGAACAACGCCTCTTCAACCGAGCCCAACGCCGCGCCCTCGCCGCCCGCGACGGCGGCTGCCGATGGCCCGGCTGCGACCGCCCACCCGCCTTCACCGAAGCCCACCACATCGAACACTGGCAGAGAGACAACGGCAGAACCGACATCGACCAGGGCATCCTGCTCTGCCGCGCACACCACCTGCTACTCCACAACCAGCACTGGCAAATCTTCGAGAACACCGGCCACTACTGGCTGCGACCACCCACCACTATCGACCCCGGCCAGAAGCTCATCGAGATGCCCAGCCACACCCAGCCACGACTCACCTAA
- a CDS encoding TetR family transcriptional regulator, with amino-acid sequence MGRWKPDARGRLTLSALELFAERGYEQTTAAEIAERAGVTERTFFRYFPDKREVLFMGSKHLQDLVVAAIAAAPASTGPIDVVGVAMESAAALLEEDRDYARQRWAVIAANPSLQERELLKLATLGGEVAAALRERGIAELPANLAAESGVTLFKIAFETWVGDAPSGTFTECIRDALAQLKELAAGA; translated from the coding sequence GTGGGACGATGGAAACCGGATGCGCGCGGGCGCCTGACCTTGAGCGCGCTCGAGCTCTTCGCCGAGCGCGGCTACGAGCAGACGACGGCGGCGGAGATCGCCGAGCGGGCCGGCGTGACCGAACGCACCTTCTTCCGCTACTTTCCCGACAAACGGGAAGTGCTCTTCATGGGCTCGAAGCACTTGCAGGACCTGGTCGTGGCCGCGATCGCGGCCGCCCCGGCTTCGACAGGACCGATCGACGTGGTGGGAGTCGCCATGGAGAGTGCTGCGGCTCTTCTCGAGGAGGACCGCGACTACGCCCGGCAGCGCTGGGCAGTCATCGCGGCCAACCCGAGCCTGCAGGAGCGTGAACTGCTCAAGTTGGCGACCCTGGGCGGCGAGGTCGCGGCGGCCCTTCGCGAGCGTGGCATCGCGGAGCTGCCCGCGAACCTGGCCGCCGAGTCCGGCGTCACCCTCTTCAAGATCGCCTTCGAGACCTGGGTCGGCGACGCCCCCTCCGGCACCTTCACCGAGTGCATCCGCGACGCCCTCGCGCAGCTGAAAGAGCTGGCCGCGGGCGCCTGA
- a CDS encoding SDR family oxidoreductase translates to MRVFVTGASGWIGSAVVPELLQNGHEVVGLARSDQSAAALVAAGATAHRGSLDDLDSLRAGAAAADGVIHLAFKHDFSDYAGAGRTERAVVEAMATTLAGSDRPFLLAAGVAGLTPGRVATELDVSMLSGPDAPRGGSENLALEYAGSGVRAVGLRFAPTVHGAGDHGFMSTIVGIARATGVSGYVGDGANRWPAVHRLDAARLVRLALEEAPAGSVVHAVSEEGIATRDIAEVIGRHLDLPVVSVAPKDASAHFGWIGAFFGLDIPTSSRLTQERFGWTPTGPTLADDLEAGYYFGTVPAAAGQPALG, encoded by the coding sequence ATGCGTGTATTCGTTACCGGTGCATCCGGTTGGATCGGCTCCGCCGTTGTTCCCGAACTTCTCCAGAACGGCCACGAGGTCGTCGGCCTCGCCCGCTCCGACCAGTCGGCCGCCGCTCTCGTCGCCGCGGGGGCCACGGCGCATCGCGGCAGCCTCGACGACCTCGACAGCTTGCGGGCGGGCGCCGCGGCGGCCGACGGCGTCATCCACCTCGCCTTCAAGCACGACTTCTCCGACTACGCCGGTGCCGGCCGCACCGAGCGCGCCGTCGTGGAGGCGATGGCCACCACGCTGGCGGGCTCCGACCGGCCCTTCCTGCTCGCGGCCGGTGTGGCCGGACTTACCCCTGGCCGGGTGGCGACGGAGCTGGATGTCTCCATGCTGAGCGGGCCGGATGCGCCGCGCGGCGGCAGCGAGAACCTCGCGTTGGAGTATGCCGGGAGCGGCGTGCGCGCGGTGGGCCTGCGGTTCGCCCCGACCGTGCACGGTGCCGGTGACCACGGCTTCATGTCCACCATCGTCGGCATCGCGCGGGCGACGGGCGTCTCCGGCTATGTGGGCGACGGCGCCAACCGGTGGCCGGCGGTGCACAGGCTCGATGCCGCGCGCCTGGTGCGGCTGGCGCTGGAAGAGGCTCCGGCCGGCTCCGTGGTACACGCGGTAAGCGAGGAGGGCATCGCCACCCGGGACATCGCCGAGGTCATCGGGCGGCACCTGGACCTGCCGGTGGTCTCGGTCGCGCCCAAGGATGCGAGCGCGCACTTCGGTTGGATCGGCGCCTTCTTCGGCCTCGACATCCCCACATCCAGCCGCCTCACCCAGGAACGGTTCGGCTGGACACCGACCGGACCGACCCTGGCCGACGACCTGGAAGCGGGGTACTACTTCGGGACTGTTCCCGCCGCAGCCGGGCAGCCAGCCCTCGGTTAG
- the moaA gene encoding GTP 3',8-cyclase MoaA, whose translation MSGAPFSAHVAAHSEPAAVSRPVPATDAPPLVDTLNRPLHDLRLSVTDRCNFRCVYCMPKEVFGKDFAFMPRDDMLSFEEMTRLARISVAHGVEKIRLTGGEPLLRKGLEELIEMLAALRTPAGRPVDIALTTNGSALAVKAQALKDAGLKRVTVSLDSLDDTTFRAMNDVNFPVARILAGLDAAHAVGLGPIKINMVVKRGQNDHDIVNMARHFKGTPYILRFIEFMDVGTSNGWDMAAVLPSSEVRDRIHAELPLEEVAPNYTGETSRRWRYLDGEGEIGLISSVTQSFCHTCSRARVSTDGKLFTCLFASEGHDLRALLRDGSTDEQLSAAMGAIWRQRTDRASQLRSAQTGAVRSSGRKKIEMSYIGG comes from the coding sequence ATGTCCGGCGCACCCTTCTCCGCGCACGTCGCCGCGCACTCCGAGCCGGCCGCGGTCAGCCGGCCTGTTCCGGCCACGGATGCGCCGCCCCTCGTCGACACCCTCAACCGGCCGTTGCACGACCTGCGACTGTCGGTCACCGACCGGTGCAACTTTCGCTGCGTGTACTGCATGCCCAAGGAGGTCTTCGGCAAGGACTTCGCCTTCATGCCCCGCGACGACATGCTTTCCTTCGAGGAGATGACCAGGCTAGCCCGCATTTCGGTGGCGCACGGGGTGGAGAAGATCCGGCTCACCGGCGGCGAACCGCTGCTGCGCAAGGGCCTCGAGGAGCTCATCGAGATGCTCGCCGCCCTGCGTACCCCGGCCGGTCGCCCGGTCGACATCGCCCTCACCACCAACGGCTCGGCCCTGGCTGTGAAGGCCCAGGCGCTCAAGGACGCCGGCCTCAAGCGCGTCACGGTGTCGCTCGACTCCCTCGACGACACCACTTTCCGGGCCATGAACGACGTCAACTTCCCGGTCGCGCGCATCCTGGCCGGCCTCGACGCCGCCCACGCCGTGGGCCTGGGCCCGATCAAGATCAACATGGTGGTCAAGCGCGGCCAGAACGACCACGACATCGTCAACATGGCCCGGCATTTCAAGGGCACTCCCTACATCCTGCGCTTCATCGAGTTCATGGACGTGGGCACGAGCAACGGCTGGGACATGGCCGCCGTGCTGCCGTCCAGCGAGGTGCGCGATCGCATCCACGCCGAACTGCCGCTGGAAGAAGTGGCCCCCAACTACACAGGCGAGACCAGCCGGCGCTGGCGGTACCTTGACGGCGAGGGCGAGATCGGCCTGATCTCCAGCGTCACCCAGTCGTTCTGCCACACCTGCTCCCGCGCCCGCGTCTCCACCGACGGCAAGCTGTTCACCTGCCTGTTCGCCAGCGAGGGCCACGACCTGCGCGCGCTGTTGCGCGACGGCAGCACCGACGAGCAGCTCTCCGCCGCCATGGGTGCCATCTGGCGCCAGCGCACCGACCGGGCCTCCCAACTGCGCAGCGCCCAGACCGGCGCGGTGCGCTCCTCCGGCCGCAAGAAGATCGAGATGTCCTACATCGGCGGATGA
- a CDS encoding formylglycine-generating enzyme family protein gives MTTEDHGCCAPTHEAMTGARASDLTMGKVEPAGHASTAGRTASRHNLAQAAVPGQLFRMGDADGAGNPGDGETPVHEVWVDAFSIDATTVTNTAFARFVADTGYRTESELFGYSAVFHLALQADLDDVVGQPPQTPWWLGVRGADWAHPAGPRSSLGGLAEHPVVQVSWNDAVAYCAWAGRRLPAEAEWECAARGGLAGRRYPWGDEWTEGQRCNIWQGRFPAVNTLADGWLTTAPVREFEPNGYGLWQSVGNVWEWCADWWAEGYYAASPARNPGGPATGEQRSMRGGSYLCHDSYCNRYRNSARASNTADSAAANVGFRTVALV, from the coding sequence GTGACCACGGAGGACCACGGCTGCTGCGCACCCACCCACGAGGCGATGACCGGCGCCCGAGCATCCGACCTGACGATGGGAAAGGTGGAGCCGGCGGGCCATGCCTCCACCGCCGGGCGCACCGCCAGCCGACACAACCTCGCTCAGGCGGCGGTGCCCGGCCAGCTGTTCCGCATGGGCGACGCCGACGGCGCGGGCAACCCCGGCGACGGCGAGACGCCCGTGCACGAGGTGTGGGTGGACGCATTCTCGATCGACGCGACGACGGTCACAAACACCGCGTTCGCCCGGTTCGTGGCCGACACCGGCTACCGCACCGAATCGGAGCTGTTCGGTTACTCCGCGGTGTTCCACCTGGCGTTGCAGGCCGACCTCGACGACGTGGTCGGGCAACCGCCGCAGACCCCGTGGTGGCTGGGGGTGCGCGGTGCCGACTGGGCGCATCCAGCCGGCCCGCGGTCGTCACTCGGCGGCCTGGCCGAGCATCCCGTGGTGCAGGTGAGCTGGAACGACGCGGTGGCCTATTGCGCCTGGGCCGGCCGGAGACTGCCGGCCGAGGCCGAGTGGGAGTGCGCCGCGCGCGGCGGGCTGGCCGGCCGCCGGTACCCGTGGGGCGACGAGTGGACCGAGGGACAGCGCTGCAACATCTGGCAGGGCCGGTTTCCCGCGGTGAATACCCTGGCGGATGGCTGGTTGACCACGGCACCGGTGCGCGAGTTCGAGCCGAACGGCTACGGGCTGTGGCAGAGCGTCGGCAACGTCTGGGAATGGTGCGCGGACTGGTGGGCGGAGGGGTACTACGCGGCGTCCCCGGCCCGGAATCCCGGTGGTCCGGCGACTGGGGAGCAACGATCGATGCGGGGCGGTTCGTACCTCTGCCACGACTCCTACTGCAACCGGTACCGCAACTCCGCCCGGGCCTCGAACACGGCCGACTCTGCAGCGGCCAACGTCGGTTTTCGCACCGTCGCGCTGGTCTGA
- a CDS encoding fructose PTS transporter subunit IIA translates to MPDTPASANSPARQGWGLAQRWAARLMPGRPPAPARPVTGPPAPTPTSAPKTVLDYIDERTIVLDIDETDRDAVIRRLAGLMASTGIVVDEDAVVRAALERECTSTTGIGEGIAIPHAQCDGATAPVLAFARSTTGVDWHSLDDAPAHLIFMIAVPVAAADTEHLKVLAQLSRSLMKPSFRASIEMAATPADVLAALASSVRPAVSPDR, encoded by the coding sequence ATGCCAGATACCCCCGCATCCGCGAACTCCCCGGCACGCCAGGGGTGGGGGCTGGCACAGCGGTGGGCAGCCCGGCTCATGCCCGGGCGCCCGCCCGCACCTGCGCGCCCCGTGACCGGCCCGCCGGCGCCCACGCCCACGTCTGCGCCCAAAACCGTGCTCGACTACATCGACGAACGCACCATCGTGCTCGACATCGACGAAACCGACCGGGACGCAGTCATCCGTCGGCTGGCCGGCCTGATGGCCAGCACTGGGATCGTCGTCGACGAGGATGCCGTGGTGCGAGCGGCCCTGGAACGCGAGTGCACGAGTACAACCGGCATCGGCGAGGGCATCGCGATCCCGCACGCCCAGTGCGACGGGGCGACGGCACCGGTGCTGGCATTCGCCCGCAGCACGACCGGTGTGGACTGGCACTCGCTCGACGACGCTCCGGCCCACCTGATCTTCATGATCGCCGTGCCGGTGGCTGCGGCCGACACCGAGCACCTCAAGGTGCTCGCCCAGCTGAGCCGCAGCTTGATGAAGCCGTCGTTCCGAGCGTCGATCGAGATGGCCGCCACCCCGGCCGACGTGCTCGCCGCCCTGGCCTCTTCGGTGCGCCCCGCGGTAAGCCCGGATCGCTAA
- a CDS encoding arylsulfatase: MPAPFTGTINVDIRDSEPDWAPFEPPKAKAGSPNVVYIVLDDVGFSAMSSYGGPIQTPNIDRVADAGVKYTQWHTTALCSPTRSCLLTGRNHTRNSMACITEAAIGFPNASGTIPPENGMLSEILGELGWNTYMVGKWHLCPDDEMNVASTRRNWPTGRGFERWYGFLGAETNQWYPELVYDNHPVDQPALPEDGYHFSVDITDKAIEFIKDSKVIAPEKPFFLYYAPGAAHAPHQAPREWADKYKGQFDMGYEAIREETLARQKKMGIVPADTELPPMNPLGTPDTRSGPDGQPFPLMDMTRPWDSLNADEQRLFARMAEVYAGFLSHADHQIGRLLDYLDELGERENTMVIVVSDNGASGEGGPNGSVNEMKFANGIPDEMADNLKMLDQLGGTSTYNHYPNGWAMAFNTPFKMWKRYEFNGGTCDPCIMSWPAGMPARGELREQYHHAVDITPTILDVLGVQPPERIKGHVQSRFDGVSMRYAFADADAPTTRRTQFYSMLGSRAVWHDGWKAITTHPTLSGWSHFNDDEWELYHTDVDRGELHNLAAEYPEKVRELENLWFAEAGANQAFPLDDRSAFEIFVTPRPVLSPPRNRYVYYPNTSEVPESQAVNTRNRSFVIGALVDLPAAGAEGVLFAQGSRFGGHALYVANNRLHYVNNFVGLFEQKIDADRDLPVGENLLLSASFEKDGEDPPHVSTGLLSLYYGDTKVGEGRIKTQPAKFSIAGEGLSVGRDSGEAVTDYAGTAPWAFTGGTINRVAVDVSGEPYVDLEREAQAMLMRE, encoded by the coding sequence ATGCCCGCACCATTCACAGGCACCATCAACGTCGACATTCGCGACTCGGAACCGGACTGGGCTCCGTTCGAACCGCCCAAGGCCAAGGCCGGGTCGCCCAATGTGGTCTACATCGTGCTCGACGACGTGGGCTTCTCGGCGATGTCCAGCTACGGCGGCCCGATCCAGACCCCCAACATCGACAGGGTGGCGGATGCCGGGGTCAAGTACACCCAGTGGCACACGACGGCGCTATGCTCGCCTACCCGCTCCTGCCTGCTCACCGGGCGCAATCACACCCGCAACAGCATGGCGTGCATCACCGAGGCCGCGATCGGGTTCCCCAACGCGAGCGGCACCATCCCGCCGGAGAACGGCATGCTGTCCGAGATCCTCGGCGAGCTGGGCTGGAACACCTACATGGTGGGCAAGTGGCACCTCTGCCCCGACGACGAGATGAACGTGGCCTCCACTCGGCGCAACTGGCCAACCGGCCGCGGCTTCGAACGCTGGTACGGCTTCCTCGGCGCCGAGACCAACCAGTGGTACCCCGAGCTCGTCTACGACAACCACCCGGTGGACCAGCCCGCGCTGCCCGAAGACGGCTACCACTTCTCGGTGGACATCACCGACAAAGCCATCGAGTTCATCAAGGACTCGAAGGTGATCGCGCCGGAGAAGCCGTTCTTCCTGTACTACGCGCCCGGTGCCGCCCACGCCCCGCACCAGGCGCCCCGGGAGTGGGCCGACAAGTACAAGGGTCAGTTCGACATGGGCTACGAGGCGATCCGCGAGGAGACCCTCGCCCGGCAGAAGAAGATGGGCATCGTGCCGGCCGACACCGAACTGCCGCCGATGAACCCGCTCGGCACTCCAGACACCCGCTCGGGGCCCGACGGCCAACCCTTCCCGCTGATGGACATGACCCGGCCCTGGGACTCCCTCAACGCCGACGAACAGCGCCTGTTCGCCCGCATGGCCGAGGTCTACGCCGGGTTCCTCTCGCACGCCGACCACCAGATCGGCCGGCTGCTGGACTACCTCGACGAGCTCGGTGAACGCGAGAACACCATGGTCATCGTGGTCTCCGACAACGGCGCCAGCGGCGAGGGCGGCCCGAACGGGTCGGTGAACGAGATGAAGTTCGCCAACGGTATCCCCGACGAGATGGCCGATAACCTCAAGATGCTCGATCAGCTCGGAGGCACCTCCACCTACAACCACTACCCGAACGGCTGGGCGATGGCATTCAACACCCCGTTCAAGATGTGGAAGCGCTACGAGTTCAACGGCGGGACCTGTGACCCGTGCATCATGTCGTGGCCGGCCGGGATGCCCGCCCGCGGCGAGCTGCGCGAGCAGTACCACCATGCCGTGGACATCACGCCGACCATCCTCGACGTGCTCGGCGTGCAACCGCCCGAACGCATCAAGGGACACGTGCAGAGCCGCTTCGACGGGGTGAGCATGCGGTACGCCTTCGCGGATGCCGATGCGCCGACCACCCGTCGCACCCAGTTCTACTCGATGCTGGGTTCCCGCGCGGTCTGGCACGACGGCTGGAAGGCCATCACGACGCACCCGACCCTGAGCGGCTGGAGCCACTTCAACGACGACGAGTGGGAGCTGTACCACACCGATGTGGACCGCGGTGAGCTGCACAACCTGGCGGCCGAGTATCCGGAGAAGGTGCGCGAGCTGGAGAACCTGTGGTTCGCCGAGGCCGGCGCGAACCAGGCGTTCCCGCTGGACGACAGGTCGGCGTTCGAGATCTTCGTCACGCCCCGGCCGGTGCTCTCGCCACCGCGGAACCGCTACGTGTACTACCCGAACACGTCAGAGGTGCCGGAGTCGCAGGCGGTGAACACCCGCAACCGGTCGTTCGTGATCGGCGCACTGGTGGACCTGCCCGCCGCCGGCGCCGAGGGGGTGCTCTTCGCGCAGGGCTCCAGGTTCGGCGGCCACGCCCTCTATGTGGCGAACAACCGGCTGCACTACGTGAACAACTTCGTCGGACTGTTCGAGCAGAAGATCGACGCGGACAGGGACCTGCCGGTAGGTGAGAATCTGCTCCTCTCAGCCTCTTTCGAGAAGGACGGCGAGGACCCGCCGCACGTGTCCACGGGCCTGCTCAGCCTCTACTACGGCGACACGAAGGTGGGCGAGGGCCGCATCAAGACCCAGCCGGCCAAGTTCTCGATCGCGGGCGAGGGCCTGAGCGTCGGCCGCGACAGCGGTGAAGCGGTGACCGACTACGCCGGCACCGCGCCGTGGGCGTTCACGGGCGGCACGATCAACCGGGTCGCCGTCGACGTGAGCGGCGAACCGTATGTTGACCTCGAGCGGGAGGCCCAGGCCATGCTGATGCGCGAATGA
- the cofC gene encoding 2-phospho-L-lactate guanylyltransferase codes for MSWVCVVPVKGSATAKSRLGDLPETFPARGALAEAFALDTVAALLAAEMVRQVLVVTNDPGAAAPLAALGAQIVPELPQTSVLDAPSGPDAAPRDPLNAAITEGIRVAQERYPLSHIAVLTGDLPALTVADVETTLSIASAHDRAMVADEEGAGTTALLARAGVPLTPQFGIGSRAAHEAAGHRPLDLPATASIRRDVDTVDNLAEVLRRGVGAHTSALIARSQAIPD; via the coding sequence GTGAGTTGGGTGTGCGTGGTGCCGGTCAAGGGCAGCGCCACGGCGAAGAGCCGGCTGGGGGACCTGCCCGAGACCTTCCCGGCGCGCGGCGCGCTCGCCGAAGCGTTCGCGCTCGACACTGTCGCGGCCCTGCTCGCCGCCGAGATGGTGCGGCAGGTGCTCGTGGTCACCAACGACCCCGGTGCGGCCGCGCCTCTGGCCGCCCTGGGCGCCCAGATCGTGCCCGAGCTGCCGCAGACATCCGTTTTGGATGCCCCGAGCGGGCCGGATGCGGCACCTCGCGACCCGCTCAATGCGGCCATCACCGAGGGCATCCGGGTGGCGCAGGAGCGCTACCCGCTGAGCCACATCGCGGTGCTCACCGGGGACCTGCCCGCCCTCACCGTGGCGGACGTGGAGACGACCCTGAGCATCGCATCCGCTCACGACCGGGCCATGGTCGCCGACGAGGAGGGCGCCGGCACCACCGCCCTGCTCGCCAGGGCCGGCGTGCCCCTGACCCCGCAATTCGGGATCGGATCGCGGGCCGCGCACGAGGCCGCCGGCCACCGGCCGCTCGACCTGCCTGCCACCGCGTCGATCCGGCGCGACGTCGACACCGTCGACAACCTCGCCGAGGTGCTGCGCCGAGGTGTCGGAGCGCATACCAGCGCACTCATCGCCCGCTCGCAGGCGATCCCGGACTAG
- a CDS encoding non-heme iron oxygenase ferredoxin subunit, which translates to MATRVCAESELELGEAIKVMVDGVAVALVKDSAGNCYALGDMCSHADISLSDGFVEGDDLECWAHGGRFELSTGRARTLPASEPVPVYPLTIIDGDVYVDVSTQVDVSSYVA; encoded by the coding sequence GTGGCAACCAGGGTGTGCGCGGAATCCGAGCTGGAGCTCGGCGAAGCGATCAAGGTGATGGTCGACGGCGTGGCAGTGGCCCTGGTGAAGGACAGCGCGGGCAACTGCTACGCGCTGGGCGACATGTGCTCACACGCCGACATCTCGCTCTCGGACGGCTTCGTCGAGGGCGACGACCTCGAGTGCTGGGCACACGGCGGCCGGTTCGAGCTGTCCACCGGACGCGCCCGCACCCTGCCGGCCTCCGAACCGGTGCCGGTCTACCCCCTCACCATCATCGACGGCGACGTCTACGTAGACGTATCGACGCAAGTAGACGTGTCGTCGTACGTGGCCTAA